In the Enterococcus saigonensis genome, one interval contains:
- a CDS encoding 2-hydroxyacyl-CoA dehydratase, which produces MKLKAGIDVGSTTVKLVILNEKNETIFAKYERHFSDVKKATNKILLEGQAVIKDVPVSLQITGSGGMGLAEVLEIPFVQEVIACTKTVETIIPQTDVVIELGGEDAKITFFEGALEQRMNGSCAGGTGAFIDQMAVLLKTDANGVNELAKNYQTIYPIASRCGVFAKTDVQPLINEGADKADIAASIFQAVVNQTIAGLAAGRKIKGKVAFLGGPLYFMSELRQRFIETLNIAPEDIVFPENPQLFVAMGAALFDEKGEATTLTALLDRLENGQQDQLKPTDTLQPLFSSEEELKEFRARHSQATAEEKDLSRHQGAAFLGIDAGSTTTKVVLVDDAGRILFSFYGNNEGQPLETTIAVLTDLYKQMPADVFIGKAAVTGYGEHLIKNALKVDIGEVETMAHYKAANHFQPGVDFILDIGGQDMKAMTIKDGVLSSIQLNEACSSGCGSFIETFAKSLNYDVRDFALAATQSQAPVDLGSRCTVFMNSKVKQVQKEGASVGDISAGLSYSVIKNAIYKVIKIRRPEELGEKIVCQGGTFYNEAVLRAFEEISGRQVVRPSIAGLMGAYGAALIALENYDIAEESTILDAEELITFTAEKEFTHCNLCENKCQLTVTIFSDGRQFIMGNRCERGAKIKIKKEDRRVNLIDYKYKRLFKYRPLRKKDALRGIIGIPRVLNMYENYPLWHTLFTDLGFRVQLSPRSNKALYEQGMETIPSDTACYPAKITHGHIQALIDQKVPMIFYPGVIFERQESSEADNHFNCPIVQSYPDVIRNNVDDIREGKVDYRNPFLNLANEEAVIEVLSKTFKDLGIKKEEMVAAVHHGFTELENFKQDIRNKGEETLAMLQAKGERGIVISGRPYHLDPEINHGISEVITQEGFHVLTEDSISHLSDVGNLRVVNQWVYHSRLYAAARVVAKSKNLELVQLNSFGCGLDAVTTDQVEEIMDQYGKIYTVLKIDEGSNLGAIRIRLRSLKAAVKERDKQDFTPTKRYDEPEKIIFTKDMRKKHTLLLPMLSPIHQDGLVDEALKASGYNVVCLPAEDKDAVNVGLKYVNNDACYPAIISIGQLVEALESGDYDLNNTSVMMTQTGGGCRATNYIPLLRKALNDAGFPQVPVVSVSMGNKGVESNPGFKFTLPMLKRIVVAFLYGDLFERVVYRTRPYELKKGQIDQMHEAWLKKVAKNVRNGSLTQFNRNMKKIIADFDTVPLSDVRKPKVGVVGEILVKYSPTANNDIVRLLEAEGAEAVVPDIIGFMNYSLYNQIWKYENLGMAKKGKILAEFGIRLIEMVERPMDKALRASERFDGIQSIYDLAEDASKILSIGNHTGEGWFLTGEMIELLKTGVHNIVCMQPFGCLPNHVVGKGVIKELRHQYPKANIAAIDYDPGVSLVNQLNRIRLMMATANKMLTDEKITI; this is translated from the coding sequence ATGAAATTAAAAGCAGGGATTGATGTAGGTTCTACAACAGTGAAATTAGTCATTTTAAACGAAAAAAATGAAACAATTTTCGCAAAATATGAACGACATTTTTCAGATGTGAAAAAAGCAACAAATAAAATTCTATTAGAGGGACAAGCTGTCATTAAAGATGTACCTGTATCCTTACAAATAACTGGTTCTGGTGGGATGGGGTTAGCTGAAGTTTTAGAGATTCCTTTTGTACAAGAAGTAATTGCTTGTACAAAAACAGTTGAAACGATTATTCCACAAACGGACGTTGTCATTGAGTTAGGTGGGGAAGATGCCAAAATTACCTTTTTTGAAGGTGCATTAGAACAGCGGATGAACGGTAGCTGTGCTGGTGGTACTGGTGCATTTATTGATCAGATGGCAGTTCTTTTAAAAACAGATGCAAATGGTGTTAATGAATTAGCAAAAAACTACCAAACGATCTATCCGATTGCTTCACGTTGTGGTGTATTTGCTAAAACGGATGTTCAGCCTTTAATTAACGAAGGTGCAGATAAAGCAGATATTGCAGCAAGTATTTTTCAAGCGGTTGTCAATCAGACCATTGCTGGTTTAGCTGCTGGACGAAAAATTAAAGGAAAAGTCGCATTTTTAGGAGGACCTTTGTATTTTATGTCTGAATTAAGGCAACGATTTATCGAGACATTAAATATCGCTCCAGAAGATATCGTTTTTCCGGAAAATCCGCAATTATTTGTTGCAATGGGGGCAGCCTTATTTGATGAAAAAGGCGAGGCGACTACGTTAACTGCCTTATTAGATCGCTTGGAAAACGGACAGCAAGATCAATTGAAGCCAACGGATACACTACAGCCGTTGTTCAGCAGTGAAGAAGAATTAAAGGAATTCAGAGCACGTCATAGTCAAGCGACTGCTGAAGAAAAAGATCTATCCAGACATCAAGGGGCGGCATTTTTAGGAATTGATGCAGGTTCGACCACGACAAAAGTAGTTTTAGTTGATGATGCGGGGCGAATTTTATTTTCATTTTATGGAAACAATGAAGGACAACCATTAGAAACGACAATAGCAGTCCTAACCGATCTTTATAAGCAAATGCCAGCTGATGTTTTTATTGGGAAAGCAGCTGTAACAGGATATGGTGAACACCTCATTAAAAATGCTCTGAAAGTTGATATTGGCGAAGTCGAAACAATGGCTCATTACAAGGCAGCGAATCATTTTCAACCTGGCGTAGATTTTATCCTAGATATCGGTGGTCAGGATATGAAAGCCATGACGATTAAAGATGGTGTTTTATCATCCATTCAGTTAAATGAAGCATGTTCTTCTGGTTGTGGTTCTTTTATTGAAACTTTTGCTAAATCACTGAATTATGATGTTAGAGACTTTGCGCTTGCTGCAACACAATCACAAGCGCCGGTGGACTTAGGTTCTCGTTGTACGGTGTTTATGAATTCAAAAGTAAAACAAGTACAAAAAGAAGGTGCCAGCGTCGGTGATATTTCAGCCGGACTTTCTTACTCAGTAATCAAAAATGCAATTTATAAGGTAATTAAGATTCGCCGTCCCGAAGAATTGGGGGAGAAAATTGTTTGTCAAGGCGGAACTTTCTATAATGAGGCTGTCTTACGTGCTTTCGAGGAAATTTCTGGACGTCAAGTTGTTAGGCCGTCTATTGCTGGGTTAATGGGGGCTTACGGTGCAGCTTTAATCGCATTAGAAAATTATGATATTGCCGAAGAAAGTACTATCTTGGATGCTGAAGAATTAATTACTTTTACAGCTGAAAAAGAGTTCACTCATTGCAATCTATGTGAAAACAAATGCCAGTTAACGGTGACGATTTTTTCTGATGGACGTCAGTTTATTATGGGAAATCGTTGTGAGCGCGGTGCAAAAATTAAAATAAAAAAAGAAGATCGTCGGGTTAATTTAATTGATTATAAATACAAACGACTTTTCAAATACCGACCGTTACGAAAAAAAGATGCGCTAAGAGGGATTATAGGAATTCCAAGGGTCTTGAATATGTATGAAAACTATCCGTTATGGCATACGCTATTTACAGACTTAGGGTTTAGAGTACAACTTTCACCGCGCTCAAACAAAGCGTTGTATGAACAAGGAATGGAGACAATTCCTAGTGATACTGCGTGTTATCCAGCCAAGATTACTCACGGTCATATTCAGGCTTTGATTGATCAGAAAGTTCCCATGATTTTTTACCCCGGAGTGATTTTTGAACGTCAAGAAAGTTCTGAAGCCGACAATCATTTTAATTGTCCAATTGTACAAAGTTATCCTGATGTTATTCGCAACAATGTCGATGATATTCGAGAAGGTAAAGTGGATTACCGCAATCCCTTCTTAAATTTAGCGAATGAAGAGGCTGTAATTGAAGTTTTGAGTAAAACATTTAAAGATTTAGGCATTAAAAAAGAAGAAATGGTTGCCGCTGTTCACCATGGCTTTACAGAATTAGAAAACTTTAAACAAGATATTCGCAATAAAGGGGAGGAAACCTTAGCCATGCTACAGGCCAAAGGAGAGCGTGGGATTGTTATTTCAGGACGTCCGTATCATTTGGATCCAGAAATTAATCATGGTATTAGTGAAGTGATTACCCAAGAAGGTTTCCATGTTTTAACCGAAGATAGCATTTCTCATTTGAGTGATGTAGGCAATCTACGCGTAGTAAATCAATGGGTCTATCATTCTCGTCTTTATGCAGCAGCACGTGTAGTAGCGAAATCTAAAAATCTTGAATTGGTACAATTGAACTCTTTTGGATGTGGTTTGGATGCAGTAACGACAGATCAAGTAGAAGAGATCATGGATCAATATGGAAAAATTTATACAGTGTTAAAAATTGACGAAGGTTCCAATTTAGGTGCAATTCGAATTCGTTTACGCTCCCTAAAAGCCGCAGTAAAGGAACGAGATAAACAAGATTTCACACCTACCAAACGCTATGATGAACCAGAAAAAATTATTTTCACTAAAGATATGCGTAAAAAACATACTTTGTTATTGCCGATGCTAAGTCCGATTCATCAAGATGGTTTAGTCGATGAAGCATTAAAAGCTTCTGGTTATAATGTAGTTTGTTTGCCTGCAGAAGATAAAGATGCGGTAAATGTTGGTTTGAAATACGTGAATAATGATGCTTGCTATCCGGCTATCATTTCGATTGGCCAGTTAGTGGAAGCATTGGAAAGCGGCGATTATGATTTAAACAATACCAGCGTCATGATGACACAAACTGGTGGCGGATGTCGGGCCACAAACTATATTCCTTTATTAAGAAAAGCCCTAAATGATGCTGGGTTTCCTCAGGTGCCGGTTGTTTCAGTGTCAATGGGAAATAAAGGTGTTGAATCTAATCCTGGTTTCAAGTTTACCTTACCGATGTTGAAACGAATTGTGGTGGCCTTTTTATACGGAGATTTATTTGAACGAGTAGTTTATCGAACTAGACCTTATGAATTAAAAAAAGGGCAAATTGATCAAATGCATGAAGCGTGGTTGAAAAAAGTAGCTAAAAACGTGCGCAATGGTTCGCTAACGCAATTCAATCGCAATATGAAAAAGATTATTGCTGATTTTGACACGGTACCATTATCTGATGTAAGGAAGCCTAAAGTTGGGGTGGTTGGCGAAATTTTGGTGAAGTATTCACCAACAGCCAATAACGATATTGTGCGACTGCTAGAAGCAGAAGGCGCTGAAGCAGTAGTACCTGATATTATTGGTTTTATGAATTATTCTCTATACAATCAAATTTGGAAGTATGAGAATTTGGGAATGGCTAAGAAAGGAAAAATTTTAGCAGAATTTGGTATCCGATTAATCGAAATGGTTGAACGTCCAATGGATAAAGCGTTGCGGGCTTCGGAACGATTTGATGGTATTCAATCTATTTATGATTTGGCAGAAGATGCCAGTAAAATTTTGTCTATTGGGAATCATACGGGCGAGGGCTGGTTTTTAACGGGTGAAATGATTGAATTATTAAAAACAGGTGTCCACAATATCGTTTGTATGCAACCTTTTGGCTGTTTACCAAACCATGTTGTAGGTAAAGGAGTTATTAAAGAGTTGCGGCATCAATATCCTAAAGCCAATATTGCGGCGATTGATTACGATCCTGGTGTATCATTGGTGAACCAATTAAATCGTATTCGATTAATGATGGCAACGGCCAATAAAATGTTAACCGATGAAAAAATTACAATTTAA